Proteins encoded in a region of the Cupriavidus pauculus genome:
- the lepB gene encoding signal peptidase I: protein MNFALILFVLVVITGIAWVADKLVFERQRRSVAQLALAEFDANRSQLATTHGGAELDTSRARLAEEKMRQPWWLEYSASFFPVILAVFVLRSFVVEPFKIPSGSMIPTLLIGDFILVNKYDYGIRLPVINKKVMNVGEPQRGDVMVFRYPKDESLDYIKRVIGVPGDVVRYENKKLTINGKPAEYQPLPDYLDEERLTYSKHFTETLPGGPSHGILNDADRPAFVAGADPDFPFHENCTYNQQGLTCKVPEGHYFVMGDNRDNSLDSRYWGFVPDKNVVGKAFVIWMNLGNFGRVGTFK from the coding sequence ATGAATTTCGCCTTGATCCTTTTTGTGCTGGTGGTCATTACGGGCATTGCCTGGGTCGCGGACAAGCTCGTCTTCGAGCGCCAGCGCCGCAGTGTGGCGCAGCTGGCGCTGGCCGAGTTCGACGCGAACCGCAGCCAGCTTGCCACGACGCATGGTGGCGCCGAGCTCGATACCTCGCGCGCCCGGCTGGCCGAAGAAAAGATGCGCCAGCCCTGGTGGCTCGAATATTCGGCGAGTTTCTTCCCGGTCATCCTCGCGGTGTTCGTGCTGCGCTCCTTCGTGGTGGAGCCGTTCAAGATTCCGTCGGGCTCGATGATCCCGACGCTGCTGATCGGCGATTTCATCCTCGTGAACAAGTACGACTACGGCATTCGCCTGCCGGTGATCAACAAGAAGGTCATGAACGTGGGCGAGCCGCAGCGCGGCGACGTGATGGTGTTCCGTTACCCGAAGGACGAATCGCTCGACTACATCAAGCGCGTGATCGGCGTGCCCGGCGATGTGGTCCGGTACGAGAACAAGAAGCTCACGATCAACGGCAAGCCGGCCGAGTACCAGCCGCTGCCCGACTACCTCGACGAAGAGCGCCTCACGTATTCGAAGCATTTCACCGAGACGCTGCCCGGCGGTCCGTCGCACGGTATCCTCAACGACGCCGACCGGCCCGCGTTCGTGGCCGGCGCCGACCCGGATTTTCCGTTCCACGAGAACTGCACTTACAATCAGCAGGGGCTGACGTGCAAGGTGCCCGAGGGTCATTACTTCGTCATGGGTGACAACCGGGACAACAGCCTCGATTCGCGGTACTGGGGATTCGTACCGGATAAGAATGTGGTGGGAAAGGCATTCGTGATCTGGATGAATCTGGGCAATTTCGGACGCGTGGGAACGTTCAAATAG
- a CDS encoding DUF4845 domain-containing protein yields MGSLLIVIVILICVILPAVKSIPSVLEYFSVRRAVTFAKDHAANRKEVATYFDKQAQIDQISSIKGEDLDVQEDEGGRVRAIDFSYRTEIPVYGAVSLLITYSGTQH; encoded by the coding sequence ATGGGGTCGTTACTCATCGTCATCGTCATACTGATCTGCGTGATCTTGCCCGCAGTGAAGTCGATACCGAGTGTGCTCGAATATTTCTCGGTGCGGCGCGCGGTGACGTTTGCGAAGGACCACGCCGCGAACCGCAAGGAAGTGGCGACGTACTTCGACAAGCAGGCGCAGATCGACCAGATTTCCTCGATCAAGGGTGAGGATCTGGACGTGCAGGAAGATGAAGGCGGTCGCGTGCGCGCGATCGATTTTTCGTACCGGACCGAGATTCCCGTCTACGGCGCCGTGAGTCTATTGATTACCTATTCGGGAACGCAGCACTGA
- the rnc gene encoding ribonuclease III produces the protein MNLDALQQRLGYRFSKPELLQQALTHRSHSAQHNERLEFLGDSVLNCAVADMLYGMFGKLDEGDLSRVRANLVKQQALYEIAQMLQLSDTLRLGEGELKSGGFRRPSILADALEAIVGAVFLDSGFDAARGLIRKLYIPILEQVDPRTLGKDAKTLLQEYLQGHKIALPQYNVVATHGAAHSQQFEVECTVPKLEVSVFGTGASRRAAEQAAAKLALDEVQKLVPQLLKRSRAERTGKTRKQPVPPDPQLSLRLKE, from the coding sequence ATGAACCTCGACGCATTGCAGCAACGGCTCGGCTACCGATTCAGCAAGCCCGAATTGCTGCAACAAGCGCTGACGCACCGCAGCCACAGCGCCCAGCACAACGAACGCCTCGAATTCCTGGGCGATTCGGTGCTCAACTGCGCCGTGGCGGACATGCTCTACGGCATGTTCGGCAAGCTCGACGAAGGTGACCTGTCGCGTGTGCGCGCCAACCTCGTGAAGCAGCAGGCGCTGTACGAGATCGCCCAGATGCTGCAGCTGTCCGACACGCTGCGGCTGGGCGAGGGCGAGCTCAAGAGCGGCGGCTTCCGCCGTCCGTCGATCCTGGCGGACGCGCTGGAGGCCATCGTCGGCGCGGTGTTCCTCGACTCTGGCTTCGATGCGGCGCGCGGATTGATCCGCAAGCTGTACATCCCGATTCTCGAGCAGGTGGATCCGCGCACGCTGGGCAAGGACGCCAAGACCCTGCTGCAGGAGTATCTGCAGGGGCACAAAATCGCGCTGCCGCAGTACAACGTCGTCGCCACCCATGGCGCCGCGCACAGCCAGCAGTTTGAAGTCGAATGCACGGTGCCTAAACTGGAAGTCAGCGTGTTCGGCACGGGCGCCTCGCGGCGCGCGGCCGAACAGGCGGCAGCGAAGCTTGCACTCGACGAAGTACAGAAGCTCGTGCCGCAGCTGCTCAAGCGCAGCCGCGCCGAGCGCACGGGCAAGACACGCAAGCAACCTGTGCCACCCGATCCCCAGTTGTCTCTCAGGTTGAAGGAATGA